In one Oreochromis aureus strain Israel breed Guangdong linkage group 2, ZZ_aureus, whole genome shotgun sequence genomic region, the following are encoded:
- the LOC116329421 gene encoding N-acetyllactosaminide beta-1,3-N-acetylglucosaminyltransferase 2 has protein sequence MARCYFRWHRVLICVCTPCIFLALLFVYVGLTVCMSMRSMAAPATEIMPKSPHFVANGILRNKSFAPLPKTFWENQRHKKAFWNQLQLVVDHQFNSILQPQKAKRSMKNSSFDDFLLKKSFSAVRSFDNVMYNVEELPERVQDFTRYMQRRDYPVLLQPGGECGAQGKDEQEPPLLLFAIKTTPDNFNNRQAIRQTWGQVGWVAGQKINGSGRDNGGAYVRRVFLLGKQNTKEPGVDVSELLKLESNFYGDILQWDFEDTFFNLTLKDVLFWSWFSHSCKQTHFVFKGDDDIFVNTPKLITYLQIQMEKPHVKKNMHNFMFGDVIGAASPNQ, from the coding sequence ATGGCACGGTGTTACTTTCGCTGGCACAGGGTGTTGATCTGTGTTTGCACGCCTTGCATCTTCCTGGCCCTGCTCTTTGTCTACGTTGGTCTCACGGTGTGTATGAGCATGAGGAGCATGGCAGCACCAGCGACTGAAATCATGCCAAAGAGTCCTCATTTTGTGGCCAATGGAATTTTAAGAAATAAGAGCTTCGCCCCGCTCCCTAAAACTTTCTGGGAGAACCAACGGCACAAAAAGGCTTTTTGGAACCAGCTCCAGCTGGTCGTTGACCACCAATTTAACTCCATCCTGCAACCCCAAAAAGCCAAGAGATCAATGAAGAATAGCAGCTTTGATGATTTCCTGCTGAAGAAGAGTTTCTCTGCAGTTCGCAGCTTCGACAACGTGATGTATAATGTTGAAGAATTACCAGAGCGGGTGCAAGACTTCACCAGGTACATGCAGAGAAGAGACTACCCGGTTCTCCTCCAGCCAGGTGGAGAATGTGGAGCTCAGGGAAAAGACGAGCAGGAGCCCCCTCTGCTTCTCTTCGCCATCAAAACAACACCGGATAACTTCAACAACCGACAGGCTATTCGGCAGACCTGGGGCCAGGTGGGATGGGTGGCAGGACAGAAGATAAATGGCAGTGGCAGAGATAATGGTGGAGCCTATGTCCGCAGGGTGTTCCTGCTGGGCAAGCAAAATACCAAAGAACCAGGTGTGGATGTGTCTGAGTTACTCAAGTTGGAGAGTAACTTTTATGGAGACATTCTGCAGTGGGACTTTGAGGATACATTTTTTAATCTCACCTTGAAGGATGTGCTCTTCTGGAGCTGGTTCTCACACTCTTGCAAGCAAACTCACTTTGTCTTCAAAGGAGATGATGACATCTTTGTCAACACACCAAAACTGATAACCTACCTCCAGATCCAGATGGAGAAGCCGCATGTGAAGAAGAACATGCACAACTTCATGTTTGGAGACGTCATAGGAGCAGCCTCACCCAACCAGTGA